The proteins below come from a single Necator americanus strain Aroian chromosome V, whole genome shotgun sequence genomic window:
- a CDS encoding hypothetical protein (NECATOR_CHRV.G20591.T1) — translation MRSCGSTPALTVLAAYAPTLSYEEEKGEALFMDLEKLYRGNHAFTIGDFNVKIGLEECLSNFASGPTAYNGMNKGRGSPSSS, via the coding sequence atgagaagttGTGGTTCAACGCCGGCTTTGACTGTCTTGgccgcttacgctccaacattaagctacgaagaagaaaaaggcgaAGCTCTCtttatggacctggagaaacTCTACCGAGGAAATCATGCCTTCacaattggcgatttcaacgtcAAAATTGGCCTAGAAGAATGCCTGAGCAACTTcgcatcgggacccacggcctacaatggaatgaacaaggggagaggctctccgagttcatcatga
- a CDS encoding hypothetical protein (NECATOR_CHRV.G20593.T1): MNLYVVILSAFLGITATAGTQITCHEPLNLPPGARRVFLDRFNEIRSQVAQGLFVTNSNVYARRASKMIRLSYSCAAEGTASTAVVSWCQNAGSSTPGIGEIKYQYRGATGRPRVIANAVVNAWLNEGKSGRLPPPSPAPQNIYTSNLGIPNFSKIVWDTHTSVGCSWNRCPATNTLNVVCHFTPGGGAHGTQMYKVGPPCNRCANVGLPTCSAGLCSA; encoded by the exons ATGAACCTCTATGTTGTG ATACTATCAGCATTCCTCGGAATTACCGCCACAgctg GTACGCAAATAACGTGCCATGAACCTCTAAATTTACCTCCTGGTGCAAGACGTGTGTTCTTAGATCGATTCAATGAGATAAG ATCACAAGTTGCTCAAGGTCTATTCGTTACGAACTCAAACGTATACGCTCGTCGTGCATCAAAAATGATAAGACTT AGTTATAGTTGTGCTGCAGAAGGAACTGCCAGCACAGCTGTTGTAAGCTGGTGCCAAAACGCTGGCTCGTCGACACCTGGTATTGGTGAAATCAAATACCAGTATAGAGGCGCTACTGGTCGTCCGAGAGTAATTGCGAATGCG GTTGTTAATGCTTGGTTGAATGAAGGAAAGAGTGGAAGGCTGCCTCCGCCTTCTCCGGCTCCGCAAAATATTTACACTTCAAATCTTGGAATaccaaacttttcaaaa ATTGTTTGGGACACTCATACAAGTGTTGGCTGCTCGTGGAATAGATGTCCTGCGACTAACACTCTGAACGTGGTTTGCCACTTTACTCCAGG AGGAGGTGCTCATGGTACTCAAATGTACAAAGTAGGGCCTCCATGCAACCGTTGCGCAAATGTCGGATTGCCGACCTGTTCTGCAGGGCTCTGCAGCGCATGA
- a CDS encoding hypothetical protein (NECATOR_CHRV.G20592.T1): MRSSAVSAKYDASTSVELNGTNISECTSYVFLGREMNMMNNRPPSWAGGAYKSIEEEVKKTKNIPTEENAESVIERAIEKMMLRVFRFTQVRDGIRSSLLRQRSKIRDAAAFAKESKLKSKWLT; this comes from the coding sequence ATGCGGTCTTCGGCCGTGTCTGCAAAATACGATGCATCCACATCTGTTgagctcaacggaacgaacatatcagaatgcaccagctatgtttttctgggtcgggaaatgaacatgatgaacaacCGACCTccaagctgggcaggaggagcgTATAAAAGCATCGAGGAggaagtgaagaagaccaagaacatccCGACCGAAGAAAACGCGgagagcgtcattgaacgcgcaattgagaaaATGATGCTAAGAGTATtccgcttcacgcaagtgagggacgggattcgaagttctctcctacgtcagcgatcgaagattagagacgccgccgcgtttgccaaagaAAGTAAACTAAAGTCCAAATGGTTGACGTGA